CGTCTGAATCAATTTGAAGGCGGTTATATTGGGGCGAAACATCTCCTTGAAAGAGGTCATAATAAGATCGCCCATTCAAGAGGAAATCATCTGACAAACCTTACTCAGGACCGGAAAGACGGGTTTTTATATGCATTAGAGGAATCAGGTCTTTCGAGTCATGATGACTGGATGTTTACAGGTGTTTCAAAAATTGAAGATGGCAGACAGTTGATGCGCAAAATTGTCCAAATGAATCATTCACCAACGGCTATTTTTACCGGCAGTGATGAGGTTGCGGCAGGTATTATAAGAGAAGCCAAAGTTCTCAATGTTAAAATTCCAAATGACTTTGCTGTCGTGGGTTTTGATGACCAACCATTAGCGAGATTAATGGAGCCTACATTAACAACCATTTATCAACCTATTAAAACGATTAGTTATCAGACGATGGCAGCGATGTTCGATATGCTTAAAAATCCAGGAAAACTAGAACGGCAAACAATTGATCTGTCATTGCATCTCATTGTCAGGGAGTCAACCTAATGGTGACGATCAAAGCAAATTTTTTAAAAATGTGGAATCGATTTCATAAAGGAGGCATAACGATGGTTAAAAAAGTAAAATTCCTTTCAATTATTTTGGCAGTCGTATTAGCCCTTTCCGCTTGTAGCTCAAGCAATTCATCTGGGAGTGAAGGCAACGGGGAAGGCGCATCAACGGAAAACTCAGGTGATCAGAAAAAGGTCAAGATTGTTTATGCAGGTGGTAAAGATGTCACTTCAGCTACTGCCAAAACCATCAAGGCATTTGAAGAGTCTCACCCAAATATTACAGTAGAATTTCGGGAAATGCCTAGTGACAGCGGCAAACAGCATGATGCCTACGTCACGCAATTAAATGCCAAATCATCAAAGATTGATGTCTTTGAGATGGATGTTGTTTGGCCAGCTGAATTTGCACAGGCGGGTTATACGCTTCCACTCGATCGTTTTATTAAGCAAGATAATATCAATTTAGATCGATATAACCAAGGAGCATTATCCGCAGCTAAATTTAATGGGAAAATATGGGCGCTACCGAAATTTATCGATGCAGGGATGATGTTTTATCGCACAGACTTCGTAAAAGAAGTACCTCAGACGTGGGATCAACTCATCGCTAAGGCGAAAAAATTACAAGGTAAAAAGGGCATGGATTACGGCTATGTTATGCAAGCGAAGCAATATGAAGGGCTTGTAACTAATGCAGTGGAATTTATTGCAGCTTACGGCGGACAAATCATTGACGAAAACGGTAATGTCGTTGTTAACAGTCCGGATACGATACAAGGATTAAAGAAAATGGTTCAGGTCGCAACTTCCGATTTTGTACCTGGAAATGTAACGACCTTTACAGAGATTGAATCGAACATCGCGTTTATCGAAGGTGAATCACCATTTGTTCGTAACTGGCCATATCAATGGTCCACAGCTAATAATAAAGAGAAGTCAGAGATAGCCGGCAATGTCGGTGTTGCACCACTTCCTGCTGGAGACGCAGGTCATGCAGCAGCATTAGGTGGCTGGATGGCAGGCATCAACAAGTATTCTGAGCATAAGAAAGCTGCATGGGAGTTTTTGAAATTCATGACTGGGCCAAAAGGGCAGAAAATTGATGCCATTTACGGTGGTCATGCACCAACTATTCTGTCTTTATATGAGGATGAAGAGGTCATTAAGGCTAATCCATATTTCAAAAAGGGAGGATTTCAAAAGGCTTTAGAAAGTGCAGTATCACGTCCTGTTGTGCCAAATTATCAAGAGGTATCCCAAATTATCCAAACCAATGTTTCCGAAGCCATCTCTGGTGCAGCAACAGTCAAAGAGGCGGCCAAAAACATGGAAAAGGAACTCAAAGCAGCAGTAGGTAAATAATAGGCCGTACATTAGCCTTCTATTAGGTAGGA
This window of the Tuberibacillus sp. Marseille-P3662 genome carries:
- a CDS encoding LacI family DNA-binding transcriptional regulator, whose protein sequence is MATIGDVAKLAGLSRTTVSRVINHHPYVSEEKKALVRQAMNELSYVPNSIAQNLRKQVTKTIAVLIPRISNPFFSVMVEVMENAAAENGYQLVVCQTMYSKERELVYLNLFKTKQFDGVILASIENDWNDIQDYTQYGPIVMCNEYDDRAEVPMIRLNQFEGGYIGAKHLLERGHNKIAHSRGNHLTNLTQDRKDGFLYALEESGLSSHDDWMFTGVSKIEDGRQLMRKIVQMNHSPTAIFTGSDEVAAGIIREAKVLNVKIPNDFAVVGFDDQPLARLMEPTLTTIYQPIKTISYQTMAAMFDMLKNPGKLERQTIDLSLHLIVREST
- a CDS encoding ABC transporter substrate-binding protein, whose amino-acid sequence is MVKKVKFLSIILAVVLALSACSSSNSSGSEGNGEGASTENSGDQKKVKIVYAGGKDVTSATAKTIKAFEESHPNITVEFREMPSDSGKQHDAYVTQLNAKSSKIDVFEMDVVWPAEFAQAGYTLPLDRFIKQDNINLDRYNQGALSAAKFNGKIWALPKFIDAGMMFYRTDFVKEVPQTWDQLIAKAKKLQGKKGMDYGYVMQAKQYEGLVTNAVEFIAAYGGQIIDENGNVVVNSPDTIQGLKKMVQVATSDFVPGNVTTFTEIESNIAFIEGESPFVRNWPYQWSTANNKEKSEIAGNVGVAPLPAGDAGHAAALGGWMAGINKYSEHKKAAWEFLKFMTGPKGQKIDAIYGGHAPTILSLYEDEEVIKANPYFKKGGFQKALESAVSRPVVPNYQEVSQIIQTNVSEAISGAATVKEAAKNMEKELKAAVGK